Proteins from a single region of Chryseobacterium sp. W4I1:
- a CDS encoding NAD(P)/FAD-dependent oxidoreductase, with protein MKNFDVIIIGGSYAGLSAGMALGRSLRNILIIDSGKPCNWQTPHSHNFITHDGKAPKEIADLARKQVEAYDTVKFHEGTVIKLKKTDEGFETETSGGEKFYAKKLILASGVKDMMPDIPGFAECWGISVLHCPYCHGYEVKNEVTGIFSDGDMAFEFSKLVYNLTKDLFIFSNGVSTLSEDQKSKLAQNNIILVEDEIEKITHENGNIRKVIFKNGKEISLKVLYAKIPFEQNVNPSRDLGCELTEHGFIKIDPMHKTNISGVFACGDNVTMMRSVANAVAQGNFTGAIVNKELAEESF; from the coding sequence ATGAAAAATTTTGACGTTATTATCATAGGCGGAAGCTATGCCGGACTATCAGCAGGAATGGCATTAGGCAGATCATTAAGAAATATTCTGATCATCGACAGTGGGAAGCCATGCAACTGGCAGACACCCCATTCACATAACTTTATTACCCATGATGGAAAAGCACCAAAAGAAATTGCTGATCTGGCCCGCAAACAGGTCGAAGCATATGACACCGTGAAGTTTCATGAAGGCACCGTCATAAAATTGAAAAAAACAGATGAAGGATTTGAAACAGAAACCTCTGGCGGCGAAAAATTTTACGCTAAAAAGCTGATTCTTGCATCAGGAGTGAAAGACATGATGCCGGATATTCCCGGGTTTGCAGAATGCTGGGGGATTTCAGTCCTGCATTGCCCATATTGCCATGGCTATGAAGTGAAAAATGAAGTGACCGGAATTTTTTCAGATGGTGATATGGCCTTTGAGTTTTCAAAACTGGTGTATAACCTGACGAAAGATCTTTTTATATTCAGTAACGGCGTGTCCACTCTTTCAGAAGATCAGAAAAGCAAACTGGCTCAAAATAATATCATTCTGGTTGAAGATGAAATCGAAAAAATAACGCACGAAAACGGGAATATCCGGAAAGTCATCTTTAAAAACGGAAAAGAAATCTCTTTAAAAGTACTGTATGCTAAAATACCATTTGAACAGAACGTCAACCCTTCCAGAGATCTCGGCTGTGAGCTTACCGAACATGGTTTTATCAAAATTGATCCTATGCATAAAACCAATATTTCCGGTGTCTTTGCCTGCGGTGACAATGTCACCATGATGAGGTCTGTAGCCAATGCTGTTGCCCAGGGAAATTTCACCGGGGCTATTGTCAATAAAGAGCTTGCAGAAGAAAGTTTTTAA
- a CDS encoding efflux RND transporter periplasmic adaptor subunit — protein MKKKFTWKKAIYIVLGLLFAVALFSGIGYLVKSNSKESEAFLTRKPSYQNMEDKVMATGKIVPKEEIEIKPNIAGIIDKILVDEGDRVTAGQLIATVRIIPNIADVNNAQQEVVNSQLQINNAKMNVDNMQKQFAMQEKLYNQGVISKQDYLNSQQQLFSQQQTLRNANQQLATAQKRLQIVKTGATPELQGLATTQIRSKAAGTVLEVPVKVGSQVIEANSFNAGTTICSIADLNSLIFQGEIDEAQAGKLKQGMDMKIVIGALQNKTFPGKLTMIAPKGKDNLGTIKFPVEGDVTNPNNEYIRAGFSANGEIVLKSEKNALLLDESLVQYEKKNGKDTPFVEVKQPDGKFKKVYVKLGASDGINVQILSGITKDSEVKVWNPSDKDKEELKEKKK, from the coding sequence ATGAAAAAGAAATTCACTTGGAAAAAAGCCATTTATATTGTACTGGGGCTTTTATTTGCAGTGGCATTGTTCTCCGGGATCGGGTATCTCGTGAAATCAAATTCTAAAGAAAGTGAAGCTTTCCTGACCAGAAAACCAAGCTACCAGAACATGGAAGACAAGGTAATGGCCACAGGAAAAATTGTTCCCAAGGAAGAAATTGAGATCAAACCGAACATTGCGGGAATCATTGATAAAATTTTAGTGGATGAAGGCGATAGGGTAACAGCGGGACAGCTGATTGCTACCGTGAGAATCATTCCTAATATTGCTGACGTCAACAATGCTCAGCAGGAAGTGGTAAACTCACAGTTGCAGATCAATAATGCTAAAATGAACGTTGATAATATGCAGAAACAGTTTGCTATGCAGGAGAAACTGTATAATCAGGGTGTCATTTCTAAGCAGGATTATCTGAACTCACAGCAGCAGCTTTTTTCACAGCAGCAGACTCTCAGAAATGCCAATCAGCAATTGGCAACGGCTCAAAAAAGATTACAGATTGTAAAAACCGGTGCTACGCCTGAACTTCAGGGCTTGGCAACAACGCAGATCCGCTCCAAAGCAGCAGGTACCGTTCTTGAAGTTCCCGTAAAAGTAGGAAGCCAGGTAATTGAGGCTAACTCTTTCAATGCTGGAACAACCATCTGTTCTATTGCAGATCTTAATTCCCTGATCTTCCAGGGAGAAATAGATGAGGCTCAGGCAGGAAAACTAAAGCAGGGAATGGATATGAAAATCGTAATCGGTGCCCTTCAAAACAAAACATTCCCCGGAAAACTTACAATGATTGCTCCAAAAGGGAAAGATAATTTAGGAACCATCAAATTCCCGGTAGAAGGGGATGTAACCAATCCTAACAATGAATACATCAGAGCAGGATTCTCAGCTAACGGTGAAATTGTATTGAAGTCTGAAAAAAATGCACTGCTGTTGGATGAATCGCTTGTTCAGTATGAAAAGAAAAATGGTAAAGACACGCCTTTCGTAGAAGTGAAACAGCCGGATGGGAAGTTCAAGAAAGTATATGTAAAACTAGGGGCCAGCGATGGAATCAATGTGCAGATCCTTTCCGGAATAACCAAAGACTCTGAAGTGAAAGTATGGAACCCTTCTGATAAAGACAAAGAAGAGCTTAAAGAAAAGAAAAAATAG
- a CDS encoding ABC transporter permease has product MNILFKKDTWQEIYYSLRNNKLRTFLTMIGVGWGMFLYVSLLGAAKGMENGFDKLFSGFATNSIFLWAQKTSIPYEGFPKGREVHLQLSDMDMLKRKVIAIDYISPQNARGSFTGTPGESMSRNGKNGTYSLTGDYSVGNKISEKKLIFGRYINDADVQGNKNVVVIGEEIYKNFFDAKKKENPVGKQVNIKGIFFNVIGVFRVKKGGGFENDQTAFIPLSTYTKMYNAGEQIDMFAIVSKPNANVNGVEEDVKQVLKTKNKVSPEDTNAFGSFNLGKEFKKLTGFLTGMQLLTIIVGTLTILAGVIAISNILLITVKERTKEIGIRRALGAKPAEVRNQILLESVVITLSSGILGFMCGIFVLIILNIVTQGQDDFPFYNPTVNYGNVFGAMAVMVILGLIIGMIPAQRAVKIRPIEALRSE; this is encoded by the coding sequence GTGAACATTTTATTTAAAAAAGATACTTGGCAGGAAATTTATTATTCACTGAGGAATAATAAGCTTCGTACGTTCCTTACCATGATTGGTGTAGGCTGGGGAATGTTTTTGTATGTGAGTCTTCTTGGAGCGGCAAAAGGGATGGAAAATGGTTTTGATAAGCTATTTTCTGGATTTGCAACCAACTCTATTTTTCTTTGGGCTCAGAAAACCTCTATTCCCTATGAAGGATTTCCTAAAGGAAGAGAAGTTCATCTTCAGTTATCTGATATGGATATGCTGAAAAGAAAAGTGATTGCCATAGATTATATCTCGCCACAAAATGCCAGAGGAAGCTTTACCGGAACCCCCGGTGAATCCATGTCAAGGAACGGTAAGAATGGCACCTATTCTCTTACAGGAGATTATTCTGTGGGTAACAAAATCTCTGAAAAGAAACTTATTTTCGGGCGTTATATCAATGATGCTGATGTCCAGGGAAATAAAAATGTAGTTGTGATTGGTGAAGAAATCTATAAAAACTTTTTCGATGCCAAGAAAAAAGAAAATCCCGTTGGAAAGCAGGTCAATATAAAAGGGATATTTTTTAATGTCATAGGTGTTTTCAGAGTAAAAAAAGGTGGGGGGTTTGAAAATGACCAGACTGCTTTTATTCCGCTTTCAACGTATACCAAAATGTATAATGCCGGAGAACAGATCGACATGTTTGCGATTGTAAGTAAGCCCAATGCTAATGTGAACGGAGTAGAGGAAGATGTAAAACAGGTGCTGAAAACGAAAAATAAAGTATCTCCCGAAGATACCAATGCTTTTGGAAGCTTCAATCTGGGAAAAGAATTTAAAAAGCTCACAGGCTTCCTTACCGGGATGCAGCTTCTGACTATTATTGTAGGAACGCTGACTATTCTGGCCGGAGTAATTGCCATCTCGAATATCCTTCTGATCACTGTAAAAGAAAGAACAAAAGAAATTGGAATCAGAAGAGCGCTAGGAGCAAAGCCTGCAGAAGTAAGAAATCAAATTCTGTTGGAAAGTGTTGTCATTACACTGTCCTCGGGGATTCTCGGTTTCATGTGTGGGATCTTTGTTCTGATCATTTTAAATATAGTAACCCAAGGTCAGGATGATTTCCCATTCTATAATCCGACGGTAAATTACGGAAACGTATTTGGAGCCATGGCTGTAATGGTTATCCTCGGCCTGATTATCGGGATGATCCCGGCACAGCGAGCCGTAAAAATCAGACCAATTGAAGCGCTGAGATCAGAGTAA
- a CDS encoding ABC transporter permease, with protein sequence MFDLDRWQEIFSSIRSNVLRTVLSGFTVALGLFIFVVLFGIGKGLQNAFTAGFARDAQNLITIYTGKTTMAYKGLQSDRTVTMNNDDYDFLINTDKGKVGDASPRYTTSLMVKYGKESGTYQINGAEPGEKIIENRKMLDGRYLTSMDLQRKQNVAVIGRMVQRDLIKNGSPVGKDLNINGTMFKVVGVFSDDGGDWDERHITVPITTLQQMKKGSDTVSTAYIAYNEKLTPEEAIKYGDELKDRLKSRKNVAPDDENGVRVWNNAKNMNETFQFMAVLTIIVGFIGLGTLLAGIIGISNIMVYIVKERTKEIGVRKAIGAKPRSIVALIVQESVVITVVSGIVGVGVGVLALSLIGDSLEEYFIKSPSVGWVTIFMAFIALVFSGLIAGFVPAYRASRIKPIEALRTE encoded by the coding sequence ATGTTTGACCTAGATCGTTGGCAGGAAATATTCAGTTCTATTCGCAGTAATGTATTGCGGACAGTGCTTTCGGGGTTTACGGTGGCTTTGGGGCTGTTTATTTTTGTGGTTCTTTTCGGAATAGGAAAGGGGTTGCAGAATGCATTTACAGCAGGCTTTGCAAGAGATGCACAGAATCTTATCACGATCTATACCGGCAAAACGACCATGGCTTATAAAGGGCTTCAGTCTGACAGAACAGTCACGATGAATAATGACGACTACGATTTTCTGATCAATACAGATAAAGGAAAAGTAGGTGATGCCAGCCCGAGATATACTACAAGTTTAATGGTGAAGTATGGTAAAGAAAGCGGCACTTACCAGATCAATGGTGCAGAGCCGGGAGAGAAGATTATCGAAAACAGAAAGATGCTGGACGGACGCTATCTGACGTCTATGGATCTCCAGAGAAAGCAAAATGTAGCGGTCATAGGAAGAATGGTTCAGCGTGACCTGATCAAGAACGGAAGCCCCGTAGGGAAAGATCTGAATATCAACGGAACCATGTTCAAAGTAGTAGGTGTTTTTTCTGATGATGGCGGGGACTGGGACGAGAGGCACATTACTGTTCCCATTACTACACTTCAGCAGATGAAAAAAGGCTCGGATACAGTATCCACTGCTTATATTGCCTATAATGAAAAGCTAACCCCGGAAGAAGCCATTAAATATGGTGATGAACTTAAAGACAGGTTAAAATCAAGGAAGAATGTAGCTCCCGACGATGAAAACGGGGTCCGCGTCTGGAATAATGCCAAGAACATGAACGAAACCTTCCAGTTTATGGCTGTATTAACCATTATTGTAGGGTTTATCGGACTGGGAACATTACTGGCGGGGATCATCGGGATCAGCAATATCATGGTGTATATCGTTAAAGAAAGAACCAAAGAGATCGGTGTCCGTAAGGCTATCGGTGCCAAACCAAGAAGTATTGTAGCACTAATTGTGCAGGAAAGTGTTGTGATAACAGTAGTTTCAGGTATTGTAGGAGTTGGTGTAGGAGTTCTGGCGCTCAGTTTAATAGGAGACAGTCTTGAAGAATATTTCATCAAAAGCCCGAGTGTGGGGTGGGTGACCATTTTTATGGCATTTATTGCCCTCGTATTTTCAGGGCTCATTGCAGGATTTGTTCCGGCATATAGAGCTTCGAGAATTAAACCGATAGAAGCGTTAAGAACAGAATAA
- a CDS encoding ABC transporter ATP-binding protein, translated as MLVIQDLHKSYDTGKSKLHVLKGINLNISEGEFVSIMGSSGSGKSTLLNIIGILDEKDSGTYELDNVPIEHLSEVKAAEYRSKFLGFIFQSFNLISYKTALENVALPLYYQNVPRKERNQKALEYLEKVGLAQWAGHLPNELSGGQKQRVAIARALITDPKVVLADEPTGALDSKTTHDIMKLLQDINNEGRTIIVVTHEPDVAAQTKRNVILKDGIIESDEFIKQIVL; from the coding sequence ATGTTAGTAATTCAGGATTTACATAAGTCATACGATACGGGCAAAAGCAAGCTTCACGTTCTTAAGGGAATTAATCTTAATATTTCCGAGGGCGAGTTTGTTTCTATTATGGGAAGTTCCGGTTCCGGAAAATCTACCCTTCTTAATATCATCGGTATTCTGGATGAAAAAGATTCAGGGACTTATGAGCTGGATAACGTTCCTATCGAACACCTTTCTGAAGTGAAAGCTGCAGAGTACAGAAGTAAATTTCTGGGCTTTATATTTCAGTCTTTCAACCTGATCAGCTATAAAACGGCTTTGGAAAATGTAGCGCTTCCTTTATACTATCAGAATGTTCCGAGAAAAGAGCGTAACCAGAAGGCATTGGAATATCTGGAAAAAGTTGGTCTTGCACAGTGGGCAGGTCACTTACCCAATGAACTGTCAGGAGGACAGAAACAAAGGGTTGCTATCGCACGAGCACTGATTACGGATCCTAAAGTGGTTCTGGCAGATGAGCCTACCGGGGCTCTGGATTCCAAAACAACGCATGATATTATGAAACTTCTTCAGGACATCAATAACGAAGGGAGAACGATCATTGTTGTAACCCACGAGCCGGATGTAGCTGCACAAACCAAAAGAAATGTAATCCTGAAAGATGGTATCATCGAAAGTGATGAGTTTATTAAGCAGATTGTTTTGTAG
- a CDS encoding ribonucleotide-diphosphate reductase subunit beta — MGIFDKRVSYKPFEYPEVLQFVEAINKSFWVHSEVDFTADVQDFHSQLEPHEKHAVKNALLAIAQIEVSVKTFWGNLYNHLPKPELNGLGATFAECEFRHSEAYSRLVEVLGYNEEFANVIEIPAVKKRIDFLSNVLKHANSTTPKEYVSSLLLFSILIENVSLFSQFAIILSFTRFKGFMKNVSNIIAWTSIDEQIHANAGIYLINKIREEQPDLLTDSDIEDIYTLVDQSIELEGEILDWIFELGELSVFSKEDLLNFMKYRVDDSLKKINMETRYNITPEQYRPMKWFEEEVFANSMDDFFAKRPVDYTKHDKSITANDLF; from the coding sequence ATGGGAATTTTCGATAAGAGAGTAAGTTACAAGCCATTTGAATACCCTGAGGTTCTTCAGTTTGTAGAGGCGATCAACAAATCGTTCTGGGTGCATTCGGAAGTGGATTTTACTGCAGATGTTCAGGATTTTCATTCGCAGTTAGAGCCGCACGAAAAACACGCTGTGAAAAATGCACTGTTAGCCATTGCACAGATCGAGGTGTCTGTAAAGACATTCTGGGGAAACCTATACAACCACTTGCCAAAACCTGAATTAAACGGGCTTGGAGCTACTTTTGCAGAATGTGAGTTCCGCCACTCTGAAGCCTATTCCCGTTTGGTAGAGGTATTAGGATATAACGAAGAATTTGCCAATGTTATAGAAATTCCTGCCGTGAAAAAGAGAATTGATTTCCTTTCAAATGTCTTGAAACACGCCAATTCTACAACACCGAAAGAATATGTATCTTCTCTTTTATTATTCAGTATCCTGATTGAAAACGTATCCCTTTTCTCACAGTTTGCGATCATCCTTTCGTTCACAAGATTCAAAGGATTTATGAAGAATGTTTCCAATATCATTGCATGGACTTCTATTGATGAACAGATCCACGCCAATGCAGGAATCTACCTGATCAACAAAATCCGTGAGGAACAACCAGATCTATTAACAGATTCCGACATCGAAGACATCTATACATTGGTAGATCAGTCTATCGAACTGGAAGGGGAAATCTTAGACTGGATCTTTGAATTGGGAGAATTAAGTGTTTTCTCAAAAGAAGACCTACTGAACTTCATGAAATACCGTGTAGACGACAGTTTGAAGAAGATCAATATGGAAACCCGTTACAACATTACTCCTGAGCAGTACCGTCCAATGAAATGGTTTGAAGAAGAAGTGTTTGCTAATTCTATGGATGATTTCTTCGCCAAGAGACCAGTAGATTATACGAAGCACGATAAGAGTATTACAGCGAACGACTTGTTTTAA